AAGTGAGTAAAGtgcaaatttttaaattacagGTAGGCAAAATATTTTTCGAGCAAACCACACGTtggcaaagtgtaatttctcgTTATTTTCAAGTGAAGTACAGTTGTTTTTCacttgaaaatttgtttattctagttattataattttatattataaatagcATTTCTTTTAAGAATACATGTAATTGACTTGAGAATCCACAGCAGCTCCGAAAAAATTTGTGACTGAGactttgttgttattgttgtagatagcttttgttttatttgtaaatattttgttttattataaatttctactataaaatatgtatttggatatgaaaaactaaaaaagaaaaagaaaagctaatTGAGTCTAAAAAAGGATAttggataaattttttattagcaataaataaatataattaaaaaaaattagacataaatctcacaaataaataaataaaagcccCATTTTAGTGTCGCCTTAGTAAAAAAATGTGGAAATTAATAAGTTGCAATATTTCCATGAATAACAAAATGGCATatattgtaatttaaaaaaaaaattacatctatatattattttgtgtaatttccataatattttttacatattttagatAATCAAATTTGGGATGTGAATGGATTTTCTAATAGTGTCCACTATTGAGTAAATGTAGATTAGGATAATGACGCATTCAATGCTTTTTTGGAGTTTTTCCAATCTCGAAGAAGTGCCCAGGAACAAGGATTTCCAAGAAGAAAATACCTACTTGTATGCCTTGAAGGTCTATACTAAAACATTACCCATACATTTCTTAGAAAAAGTTGGGCCTATTATAGTGCATTTGGCTCCAAAAATATTGCTGAATTAAAAGTGCACTTGAAAGTACACGTTAcctgtgttgttgttgttgttgatgatgttctttttctttgtattaaatgaattttgttttttctttttgaagttgACTTTGTTCTTTAATTATAAGGTAGAAGAATATGAATCAAGAAGCTAGACATGGACCTTTGTATTTTGATCTTAATACTGGAGCTAAGATCCCATCTGTTGGTCTTGGAACATGGAAAGCTCCTCCAGGTGTTGTAGGTCAAGCTGTCATTGCCGCAGTCAAGGTTCTCTTTTTGCTATATTTTCTTGAAATGGGTCTTTCTTTTCAAACTAATAtacccaataataataataataataatagtacggtttattttaatttgcccagaaatttttttccaattgtgCAGGCTGGTTATAGGCATATTGACTGTGCTAGTGTCTATGACAACGAGAAAGAGGTAGTCTTTGCTTTCTAATTTTACATAAGGTCACTTTGTGTACAACCCATCAGCGCACTATCAATTTCATCACTTTGTGCCAAATTTTGTGTATGCTGGCTGTGATGCAGGTGGGAGTGGCACTGAAGGAACTATTTTCCTCTGGGGTAGTGCAGCGTAGTGAGTTGTTTATCACATCTAAGCTATGGTATCTGTTCCACCTCATGCTTGTTTTCAATTTGATCTATAATGCTGATATTCTTTAAATTCAGGATATACAGATTAGTTCAGCTTGAGTAATTTGCTTGGAACCCATTATGGCCTTTCAATATGTTAAAGACTATTGTTACCTCTTCTGAGTCCCGACTCTGAATTGCAATATCTGCAGGTGTAGTTCTCATGCTCCAGAAGACGTCTCAAAGGCTTTGAGCAAGAGTTTGGCAGATCTACAACTGGAATACATTGATCTATATCTTGTATGCCTCTAGTACTTTCACAATCTCAGATTGTTGTATGTCTTGTCCTACAGAAATTATAAACTAGAATTGCAAtgataaaattaattgaaatggCTGTTGAATTTATATGCTACAGATACATTGGCCATTTAGAACAAAGCCAGGCTCACAAGGGTTTGCCCCTGAAGTCATGGCTCCCTTATGTCTTCCAGAGACATGGAATGCAATGGAGGGTCTTTATGCATCTGGTCAAGCACGCGCGATTGGAGTGAGCAACTTCTCAACAAAGAAGCTGCAGGACTTGCTCACACATGCAAAAGTTCCACCTGCAGTCGTTCAAGTGGAATGCCACCCTGTCTGGCAGCAGCCTGCACTTCACAACTTCTGCAAATCAACTGGGATTCATCTCACGGTGTACTTTTGTAAACTATATTCAACCACTTTGATTTTTTGGGAAATTGTACAGGCTAAGACTTGTTTCTTTATGTCACTAATGCAATTTCTCTTTTCAGGCTTATTCTCCTCTGGGATCTCCAGGGTCATGGGTAAAGGGGGAAGTCTTGAAGGAACCAATACTGATTGAAATTGCTGAAAAGCTTAACAAGTCGCCAGCCCAAGTATCTCTGCGTTGGGGTCTCCAGAGCGGCCACAGTGTCCTTCCAAAGAGTGTAAATGAATCTAGGATCAAGGAGAATTTGAGCTTATTTGATTGGTTCATTCCTCCTGAACTCTTCTCAAAATTATCAGAAATCCACCAGGTATGTGTGCTTCATAAGAATGCAATTCACAGGCTTGCATGCCttcaaccatatatatatatatatatatatatatatatatatatatatatatatatatatatatatatatatatatattttaaagacaAATTAACTTGTCCACTAATATCTTTCTCGCTGGTGTGTGATACAGCAAAGGCTCCTCAGAGGGGATTTTGCAATCCACGAGACTCTCAGTCCTTAcaaaagcctccaagaactctGGGATGGTGAAATATGATATGGATAAACActctttcaattttatttgatcaaaCAGAAACCCTGAGATTATTATGTTATTGAGTTCTTGTTTGTTAAGGAAACCAGGATTCTCATGTAGTAGACATCCTTCAAAGCATTCTTGTGTTTTGGATTTCTTTGAACCTTTATGAATTCTTGTAAGACAATGCAGAGACAAAAATTCCAATAATGATTTGTTgttattcaattatttatttatttagcttCTTTAGTGGTTGTAATCCACAACACATGTTAGAATTTTGGTTAAGTGATTAGTTTCACCATTTCCTAACCATTTAAGCTTTTAAGACAATCAATTTATTAAGAAACCTATTGCAACAACTAGGAAATCTAAAACTTGAAGAATCTTCTCTCCTTTCCCCAACCAATCAGCAAAAGGTAGGAGAATAGTTGAAATTAAATCTAAAGGATTGACGGTTGGATGGATACCTTTGGCAACTAATCGTCTTGATAATATGGTAGTAGCATCTAAATGTGTAAATGTCATGCCACTATCAAGATTGGTCAAATTTTCTGCAGGCACATAAACTGCTTGAACAGAAGTTATGGATGATACGTATACTTATAGTTATTAGAATCGTTATTAGCAAAATATATttgagagggagggagagaagATATGcaaaattatttaagaaaaaactcattaaaatgcatgaaacatcaTGTCACACTCCAATTGGGGCAAAAATGAATATCCACATCAAGTTAATATGCAACCATTCATCTACTTAAGAAAATGTTTACAACCTATGCAGTGTTTTATGCCTTTTCTAATAATCAAGAGACTATCATTGTTTGGTTTCTGCAATTTCTTGGCCATTGGTCAATTACTCATATCATACTACCATTTAGATTCATGGAGGTTgtagtgaaataatctgttcacGCCAAGATTAAAGAAGAGCGGAGAGAAATCAACACAGAATTTACGTAGTTCAATAGTGTGACTACACCCATAGGAGCGAGTGGCTAATAATCCACTGTGTGAGAAAACAGAGTTGCAACAATGTTTATATTACACTACCCACTACCCAGTTCAAACATCCCAAAACACGTCTTCAAGAGTGGCTAATAATGAACTGTACCACacttgtttattttatatatatatatatattcttccaGTGTCATTTAGCTCTAACTTTAACTTCACCatacttgtgttttttttttttttttaaaccattctTCTGGTGTCATTCTGTTAAATCCTATGAAGTGGATCCTCTCAAGGTAAAAACATACGTAACAGGAAGGTGGATTCTGGCATAAGCTCTAGAAAATGAATGGTTAAaaatcatttatttaaaaagggAACCTTACACAAAAGTTTTGCCCCCAAAGTGATCCTGACGAACAGAATCGAGAAAGGGGAATAATTCTTTTATCATAGAAACTAATACAAAGCATGACAAGGTAAACATCCATAATTTGCAGTGCCTgaactgtttttatttttttcctgcTCAACTAGGAATCTAGAGGGAGATCCTTGTGTGTGAAAGTAACTCCATTACCACCATCAACCACCTGCCCACTCCCCCTCAAAAGCCTGCACTTACAACAAAGAAGATTCATCATTACCAAACTGtacaaaaatgaatttttgttgaAGAACATTGACTATTAATTTTCAGTGCCCGAtcatattatgaaaattataacTCAATTATGGTAGCAAGAAATaaggcaaaacttagatacaatacTTCAGGTACAGTACATTAGGTtgtccaattaaattcaaacacatggtTGCATTGACCAATAAAGCACAAACACTATTATCATTTCCAAGGTCAATTAACTTTAGTGCATCTAAGTGTTTGAATGTAATTAGGAAATTCAATGTACTGCACCTAAGGTACTATGACAAAGTTTTACACTAAGATATATCATGCAGAATGCCCATACCATCGTATTGTTAATAGTCCTTCAATTCCCACAGGACCTCTAGCATGAATCCTGCTTGTACTTATGCCAACCTACTCAGTAATTAAACAGAAACAACAACAGatcaaaaagggaaagaaaacaaaatcaatcatATCAGTACTAAACACCATGATTGTTGAAGATCCCATACCTCTGCGCCAAATCCAAATCGTGATCCATCACAGAATCGGGTACTTGCATTATGGAATACTGCAGCACTGTTAAATTACGAGTGTGGTCATATTGCAAAGATATGAACATACAGGTACCAACAAGTATGAAATGTGAACTCTTATTTGATGGGGCAAAATTATAAGAGGGATATCACTTTTACGGTATCAATTCATCTTAAGGTATAACCAAAAATGGGAAAATATTCCAATCCTTTAAAGGGAGAAATCAGTTTAATCATTAAAGACACCATAAAATATAGATAGAAGAATACCCTTATCATTACAACAATGCACTTTTGGGGCCATCTCTTATAGAAGAGTtccttttttcaaaaacattaaCAAAGTGTATTTGGACCAGATGCATCATCTTGGCCACAGTAGTTGCTGTTGCCCTCCAATCCaattgacaaaaaatgaaaGTGGAACGCAACCTAATGAGCTCCTTAGGTTTTAAGAAATTCAAGAATCTATAAATACCCTAGCTATGATCTTCTGAAAAGGATGGAGAATGAAGACAAAAGACATGAAATTTATCTATTTGCCAGAAAAGAATCCCTAATTACCCGAGTCTCCATCCCTGGGAAATTGGAGGACTACAACTGCAAAGTTACTGATTAAGAGACAGTTAAAAGATAATTGAGTATGAGGTCATAGAAACTATATGATCTTAATCTTTCAAGCTCATTTTAATGTCACATCCTAGTCAGAGGACTTTTAGAAAGTTTAGATATCCTGACAAAACTTAAGGCTAGACTCCGTAttcaaaactaacaaaaataCCAAAGCTTAGATAAGGAGCTGACCTGCTTGGCTATGTGATGTGCCTACTTGTTCCTACATCTCTATAGCTGTGTCACCAACCCTTTAGCACCTAATTTTCCACTGTTGTGCCTAGAGGCATGACCATAAGCAGGGATGGTTTAATGAATGGTCTGAATTGCATTTGCTGGGGACTGGTCCAATCTACTTATAAAGGGTATGACATAAAGTGGTGAATGGTGAAAATCAGGCTTAGTGCCTACAATTTGCTGTGAGCAATGATGATATGGATGGGATTAGGGGTTACCAGCATTAGTGGAGATGACATGACACAAAaccattttttcccttttggtaTTATATGGTCTACCTACTACCCAAACATCacaagtcaaaattgttgtatGATTATTACATCAAAGAGTTGCTGCAATGATATTCGTCCATCAGAAAATTGCTGAGAGGAAGCCAATGGGATATTCTATTAATTTTATCTTATACCATAAGCTGATCTATTGGCAAGAGGCAATCTACCTGTCAACTTGTTGTAGGAAAATTTCAGCAACTTCAGTATCTTCTGTAATGATGCAATCAGTATGAGCACTGCAATAAAGGGGAGGGAGAGAAGAGAATTAGAGAATCAATCATTAAAACATTCACCCAAAAAGATATAcacaaatagaaataaaagaaagtgaaaattgAGGTATTCCAACATGCCTTCCATATTGATGTATGTGATCAATGGCAGCAAACACATCGTCCACAATTTCAATTGTGCAAGCCATTGAGCTGTATTCATGATGCAACGAACATGCCTCTGCAATATTTAACAAACTGCTTGCTCTTGGTCCACCATATAGAGTAACAGCTGCAACAGATGAACTTGCATTAGTGGAGAATCCCTCTGAACCCATCAATGTTGAATTTTTCTTAGTAATTATCTTTTGGAGGTAGCTAATATGTCTAAATTTGCATCCAACTCACTTTATGAAACAATTCAAGCAAAAAACAGAATATACCTTCAAGTGCATTAAAAGGAGCcaaatataaaattggattCTGTAGCGACAAAATATGaacaaatgaagttttaaagTTCCAGTTAATGATACTGATACAGATGAATCTTATTGTTATGTATCAAATTCTCCTTTGAAAATGTTAAGGGCCAAAGCTTAATTCTTACTTTTGACTATTGTTTTAAAAACCCAATCATTCATGAATGCATAGAAGTTATCAGAGCAAGGATCAGAGGTCCAGCCATTGGGTCAGTTGTTGTAGAAATGTGGCATCATTATGATTTCATAAATCTATTATatcacaaaaatataataaattaaaaatataatgatcATAATATTATATCATGACATGTAGGTTCGTAGAATGTTTGTATATGAAGACACAAAAAAGATATTCCCATGAAGTTGCAGTGTagtatagaataaaattttggttGTTGACCATCAAATTACTAGAactattcaataaaaattctTCAAACACCATGACAGGGTATCAAAAAGGAGATATAGTTCATAAACTGAGGTGCAATTTTTAAAGAGATGGCCATTTACACAGATGATCATACCTTCGCGTTGGAGATcaaaaataagttcattgagCCCACCATTACTTAGCAAATCTTTGTGTACAATAAGTGTTTCcttagaaaaaataacaaatccAAGATAGCTTAATAAGAGAAAACACAGAGTGAATTTTATTCTTCAGAAAGAACCAGAACTGCTACAATCCATTAGACACAGATTGACAAAAAATGATGGTCAGTCACATGAAATGTAAacagaaaaactaaaaataccaTTGAATTACAGGCTGCAGGATAATCTGTCTTTGCATCATGAAGAATACGTTTTGCCATATCAATATTAGCTGACTTGTCAACATAAACATGACAAATTCCATCTGCATAGTAAAAAG
This genomic stretch from Castanea sativa cultivar Marrone di Chiusa Pesio chromosome 9, ASM4071231v1 harbors:
- the LOC142610760 gene encoding NADPH-dependent aldo-keto reductase, chloroplastic-like isoform X1, which produces MTHSMLFWSFSNLEEVPRNKDFQEENTYLYALKKNMNQEARHGPLYFDLNTGAKIPSVGLGTWKAPPGVVGQAVIAAVKAGYRHIDCASVYDNEKEVGVALKELFSSGVVQRSELFITSKLWCSSHAPEDVSKALSKSLADLQLEYIDLYLIHWPFRTKPGSQGFAPEVMAPLCLPETWNAMEGLYASGQARAIGVSNFSTKKLQDLLTHAKVPPAVVQVECHPVWQQPALHNFCKSTGIHLTAYSPLGSPGSWVKGEVLKEPILIEIAEKLNKSPAQVSLRWGLQSGHSVLPKSVNESRIKENLSLFDWFIPPELFSKLSEIHQQRLLRGDFAIHETLSPYKSLQELWDGEI
- the LOC142610760 gene encoding NADPH-dependent aldo-keto reductase, chloroplastic-like isoform X2; translated protein: MNQEARHGPLYFDLNTGAKIPSVGLGTWKAPPGVVGQAVIAAVKAGYRHIDCASVYDNEKEVGVALKELFSSGVVQRSELFITSKLWCSSHAPEDVSKALSKSLADLQLEYIDLYLIHWPFRTKPGSQGFAPEVMAPLCLPETWNAMEGLYASGQARAIGVSNFSTKKLQDLLTHAKVPPAVVQVECHPVWQQPALHNFCKSTGIHLTAYSPLGSPGSWVKGEVLKEPILIEIAEKLNKSPAQVSLRWGLQSGHSVLPKSVNESRIKENLSLFDWFIPPELFSKLSEIHQQRLLRGDFAIHETLSPYKSLQELWDGEI